The window TACAGGTACAGACTATATCTAGAGAAAGAGAGCAAAGAAGAAATTGAACGCAGGAAGAAAGTCGCTCGCGAGAAGATATTGGAGCCGGTGGCAGAGACAGAACTGGAGGTGGATATAGAGAAGATCTACAGGCCGGGCTCAGGTAACGCTATAATGGAAAGTGTCACAGATGGAGAAGGTGACAACGGCTAATGATTTCCAGAATGAAAGGTTTGGATGAGACTGCGCAGACCCTTCACCTTACAGCACGGGGTGAGGGGTCTCTATGTGGGGCTTTGTGTGTCAGCATTGAGAGAAGAGCACAGACACAATGCCTGCAGTATGTGAGCGCAGGCTGCTGAGCACTGACATTCCCGGGCACAGCCATTAGTCAGCGACTAATCCAGTAATCACACACCACATGCAGTCATCATAGAAATCATCCCTTAccctacataataataatattaagccATAGCTTTactaatcataggggacatatacaaatataataatacatgacagagcacaaacagtcatatggaacaataggggaggacacaagagcttacagtctatgaggatgaggggaggacacaagagcttacagtctatgaggatgaggggaggacacaagagcttacagtctatgaggatgaggggtgacacgagcttaccttctatgaggatgaagggggtgacacaagagcttaccttctatgaggatgaagggggtgacacaagagcttacagtctatgaggatgaggggaggacacaagagcttacagtctatgaggatgaggggaggacacaagagcttacagtctatgaggatgaggggaggacacaagagcttgcagtctatgaggatgaggggaggacacaagagcttacagtctatgataggCTTTCCTAAAGGTTTTTAGGGCACATTTGAaagtttggaggttgggtattagtctgatagtccggggaaaAGCATTCCAGAgtattggtgcagctcgggaagACCTGATTGAGAGGTTCGAATAAATCcaacatcactggcagattgaagagcacaggttgggcaatagactgagatacgAGAGGAACAGtagagaggtgcagcattgtgcagagctttgtggatgagggttatcattttatactgtatacggtaggagacaggcaaccagtgtaGGGACTGACATAGACTCGAGGCATCCGTGTAGAGTTCAGTTTGAAAGATAAGCCTGGCTGCTGAATTAAGAATAgactggagaggagagagtttagtaagtggaagacccaTTAGTAGGACCCATTACAGTAGTCTAGCGGAGAGTGAATCAGAGGGACAATTAGCATTTTGAGTGGAAAGTTTCCCCCATTTGTGGGGGAAGCCGAGAGTTGTGATAGACCTAGAGAGGAAGTTAGttctaagagctgagaggcagaagGGGAAATGGGGGTATTAATAGGGATGTTAGTCTCCCAAGATGAtagttggaatgtcacaggatagaaagtgatagagccaagaggcaaagtggtcaagtaACTGGTATGGTGAGCCAAAGGGACACTATACTACAGCCATACGAAGAGAGAATGGACGGAAAAGTCTGGGGGTGTTGACCTCAAAAGAtggcaaagagagagagagagggtacaggatgaatgacctggaaagtgcctacccctcctccctgcccaTTCTCCAGTCTGGAGCAGTGATAAAAGTGGAAGCCACCATAAGACAAAGCAGGGTGGGAGGCAGAGTCATCATGCTTGATCCATGTTTCAGTGATGGCCAGCAGGTCAaaggacttagaaagaaagaggtcatgaacagatTCTAGTTTATTGCACCTACAGCGGGCATTTCATAGGGAACATTTAATATGGGTTATGGGTGCAGAAGAAGGGATGGACTGAATTTTGGTAAGGTTAgtagggtttctgtgtgaagtgttaaaatgagcagaaggtgggcctgggttaggagaggTGTCAAGCAAGAATGAGGAAGAGTGACAAAAGATGCTTCAGAGACTTTCcgagaagttatttcttgctttaGCACAGAACATTGGGATAGGTTAGTATGGTTACATAAAGTATAGGGTGTGTGAGTGGTGTGAAGAAGTGAGGCATTGACGTGGATAGTTGGTTTGGATGGTAGGTAAGTAAAACGACCATAGAAAATGGGAAAAACAGTAAAGATATTTAGACAAAAATAGTTTTTGTCTGTcttcttacctgtctcctgccctaTCTAACTGCAATGTACAACAGcggcagcacacttgtcagaatattatgctgcaatgtataGCTGCAGCAGCACACAtgtcagaatattatgctgcaatgtatagctgcagcagcacacttgtcagaatattatactgcaatgtataactgcagcagcacacatgtcagaatattatactgcaatgtataactgcagcagcacacatgtcagaatattatactgcaatgtataattgcggcagcacacttgtcagaatattatactgcaatgtataactgcagcagcacacatgtcagaatattatactgcaatgtataactgcagcagcacacatgtcagaatattatactgcaatgtatagctgcggcagcacacttgtcagaatattatactgcaatgtatagctgcggcagcacacttgtcagaatattatactgcaatgtataattgcggcagcacacttgtcagaatattatactgcaatgtatagctgcggcagcacacttgtcagaatattatactgcaatgtatagctgcagcagcacacttgtcagaatattatactgcaatgtatagctgcagcagcacacttgtcagaatattatactgaagAACATAGATGATCAGTAGGACCTACTGATAAACCATCCCTTACAAACCTTATAAACCATCCCTTACCCCACATCAATCACACTGTGCCATATCTACCCAATCACAGGTTCTCCCGAAAGTGACACTATATTATTTACATTCCATCATATTATGTATGATGCTGAAGGCCTAGATaacacaggatactgacagtatGGACATTgctaaaggaagtctaccatcaaaattcatcattataaaccagggacattactcatagatccaggcaccatgactgtggtatcttcttatatttgtaatccatggcctccttccttctaacagcaacttttaaaattatgctaatgagccatacggATTCGGGGGGGTGTTACTAGAACCCCTCCATACTGTAGCTTTACagtttgttacactgtctccccctctgtctgctcctttagtattcccctccctctgtatgatgtgatctcactgcagcagagcagGTTGCAGCATACAACAGGAGGTGGAAATGCACCTGTACAGTGTAATGGCCTGATAAGCTACAGCCCGGCGGGGCTCTGGTACCCCTCCCTCCGGAGATCCTCAGGCACAtctaaagcgctatggaatttgatgctgCTATgtaaagataattattattattactactactgtaTAATAATTTGATCTTTTCAGTTCTGGACTTCCCAAAAAGGCCGGCGTGGAGCTATGAGATGAGTAAGGAGGCTGTTCTGTCCCAGGAGGAAAGGTCCTTTAAGGAATACCTGCAGAAGATTTACGAGAAGCACACACCGCAGGAGCTCAGCTACTTCGATCACAACCTGGAGGTGAGGTGCCAGTCCCCATGGGGCAGGCTAATTGCAGTGTTTGTAGATAGGGGAAGCTGCTGAGCCGTGTTTCTCTGGTGCTGCCTCAGATAGTTCAAAGCAAACCTCTTTTATCACTATAATTAATATTGCATCAATTTAATGGTCCGACTACTGATTCCCAAGccttggcttaaaggggttgtctgttttttttcatcaaacacaACTGGTTGACCCCCGCACTGACCAACTGTTCTGCTCCAAAAGCTGATCGATGTGGACTCCTTTGGTGGAATCATTTTGTTTCTGATTATCTATCTTACAGATCAATCACAAATGTCCCCTTTTAGGAAGGTTGTTAGTGCGATTAATAGTCCTTCAATAAAGAAAACCTCAAGGAATAAACTAAAATTGGTTCATGTATTTTGGTCATTttcttcctactttagacctgGCGCCAGCTCTGGAGAGTCCTGGAGATGTCAGACATTGTCCTGCTGATAACAGACATCCGCCACCCGGTCAGTGCATATATTGTATTGTAACTGCAGGACAAGTGTCCTGGGGGCGGAGCATGGCATCTGTCTATGGTGGTTTTTGATTTATGTTTGAAACTATGACTATTGATGACTGTTCTGTGTGGTCTTCTGGGCAGGTGTTACATTTCTCCCCCGCCCTCTATGACTATGTGACTCAAGAACTGGGCCGCTCACTGATCCTTGTACTCAATAAAATTGACCTTGCTCCCCCCTCACTGGTGGTGGCCTGGAAGCATTATTTTCAGGAGAAGTTTCCACAAGTCCATGTGGTCTGTTTTACCTCCTACCCAAGACATCCTGATGAAGAGCAAGACCCATCTGCAGGTAAGACCATCCTCACCTCGTTATCTCTTTAataagtgacatcatcagtgggaTGTCACAGTCAAACATCACGACTATCGTCCTCCGATGGCTGCTGTGGTCACATGTTGTGTGTGGCATCACTCCTGTGCACACATGATGTGATATCACTACTATGGTTCTCTGAAGGCTGTCAGGGTCACATGACGTGACGTGACATCACTGGTATAGTCATCCGATTAGGGCTGAGGAATCGGTAGGTCAATTTTTTAACTCCACAGTcttgttttcctggtcactctagcagtgctgagataaatgGGCCATTCCTTCCTAGTGCCTTTTTCTTCTGAactgtagcagaggagcttcacgtactgagcatgtacataaagtgcagcaacattcatctcaactaaaagcctgaAAAAGGATGCACAACCCGTGCCGACAGGCCACATGCAGCCCGTTAAGCTATAAGATGCATCCCGCACCCTGATGACAGTCCAATGAGCATTTCCATAACTGATAGAAGCGTTAATTGctacagagctgagcagtatgACATTGTgacccttggaccaataaatgttgctcacccTTGGCCTAACTCTTAGATCAGAAATAGAACAGACATTAAAAGGAAATGTTATAATTTATTACATGTTTTTGCAGTCGGTCCATTTATTCCTCCTTCCGATggttgctccggtcacatgattCACACATGGTTTTCCTACTTTTTTAATCAGTATTTAAGAAGCGCAGGAAGAAGCGTCGGGCTTGGAACGCCGCCCTGGGGCCTAATCAGCTTCTGCGAGCCTGTGAGATCATCACTGCTGGAAACGGTAATGACTTGTCATCATCACGACTGTCGTCTCCTCATCACTATCCTCCAGTACGTTTCCAACCCTTGTGTCCCTTCAGTTGACCTCACATCCTGGAGAGAGAAGATCGAGAGGGACTCGGCCGCACTACTGAGCGCCGCAGGAAGGGAAGACGACCAAGAGGAGAAGGACGTAGATGAGATGGATGTTGTGGTTGCCCAGCAGGTGACTGATGCAGAACTGGGGGCCCCCAGCAGAGAGCGCTATAAGGATGGGGTGCTGAGCATCGGCTGTGTAGGTAAGATGTGATCCAATCATGAAGCAACCAGTAACACACTGAGAGGTAACCCAGCCAGTCCTAGTATTAAAGGGACATAAAATGTAACTTGTAACCAGCTGCACTGTTAAAGGGATTGTTGTGACTGATAAGAGGAACCCTTGAAGATTTCAGCCTATGGGTTTGAAGTAATAGAAATCAATGGGGAGGGAAGGGGGGAGGAGTGACGCAGATATGAACAGAAGCTGCTGGAGCTTATGGTAAGTTTTTTTCtttccccaagtgctttattccaagGTCAGTACTTCTTTATATTGTTCTCTATGAGCCATGCCTGCAGTCATGGTGCACAGCCATCACACAGACCACTGGTCAACCCCTTTCATTTCCTGTTCCTCTCGTTTGCAGGATTCCCGAATGTCGGAAAGTCCTCGCTGATCAATGGACTGGTTGGAAGAAAGATTGTCAGCGTTTCACGAACGCCGGGTCATACCAAATACTTTCAGACGTATTTCCTGACATCCACCGTGCGCCTCTGcgactgccccggcctcatcttCCCATCACTTATAGACAAGCAGCAGCAGGTGAATATCTCTATATAATCTATATAAGCAGGTGAATATCTCTATATAATGAGACACCCCTTCCAGGTGTCAGCAGTGTATAAGGCACAGCGTTATATAGGTCATGTGATCTTTTTGAACGGGCACATCAATTGCTCCTTCACAATAAGGACACTAAAAATGTGAGGTGCACTTATCTCTCTGACAGCTGCTGGCAGGAATCTACCCTATCGCTCAGATTCAGGAGCCGTATACCTCTGTAGGATATCTGTCCTGCCGAATCCAGATACCCAAGCTCCTCAAGCTCAACAATCCAGATGGACAAGATCAGGGCTGGACGGCCTGGGGCATCTGTGAAGGTGTGTaactatttatactgtatatacctctaaGAGGAGGGGTAGATACTATATATACTTGGCATAGgaggggtggatgctatatatatactttaaACACCTCTCATAGTATAATCCAATTCTATGTGTACACATTTACTGTAGTAAGAGGTTTTACATTTTATTCCTCTCCCACATTCAGCCTGGGCAGATAAACGCGGCTACAAGACCGCCAAAGCCTCCCGCAGTGACACGTATCGGGGTGCCAACAGtctcctgcgcctcgctgtagATGGACGACTCTGCATGTGTATGCGGCCACCCGGATACTCCCATCAGAAAGGTAGGACCTCAACTGAACtacggagtataatacaggatgtaactgtacagtataaataatgttatgtatgttcacagtgactgcaccagcagaatagtgagtgcagctctggggtataatacaggatgtaactcaggatcagtaaagtataaataatgtcatgtatgtacacagtgactgcaccagcagcagaatagtgagtgcagctctggagtataatacaggatgtaactcaggatcagtacaggataagtaatgtcatgtatgtacacagtgactgcaccagcagcagaatagtgagtggagctctggagtataatacaggatgtaactcaggatcagtacaggataagtaatgtcatgtatgtacacagtgactccaccagcagaacaatgagtggagctctggagtataatacaggatgtaactcggggtcagtacaggataagtaatgtcatgtatgtacacagtgactccaccagcagaacagtgagtgcagctctggagtataatttaTCTGGGGATAATTTTTCTCATCCAGTGTGTGGGAAATTCTTtggttgttattttttttttcttacagagaCGTGGGAGAAACACACAGAAACGCTGGAAATGGTTTCCCACATTCAAACACGAGGACAATGTGATAGTCGCTCCTCAGCTGGTGAAGAAGACGAGGAGGAGATCTCCAGCTCtggtgaagaagaagaagagcgtGATCGTGATgcagatgaggaggaggatgaagatgaAGACTCCACTGAGCTTCAACCCAAGAAAGGCGCCAAAAGTAAAACTGCTGATGTCAATCCCTTTGCCCTCCTGGGTGAGGATGAGTGTTGAGGTTTCGGGTCTCCAGTACAGGTGAGGGGATCACCTCTATAGAAAATCCTTCCCATGATTCACTTACTGCACAGGAATCTCTGAGGTGAAGCGGACATGACCCATTTCTGTTCCCTGTACACTCCATAGCGGTGTCCCGCTACTTGCGGCTTCTcacacaactacaactcccagcatgctcaggaGTCACAGTATATGTGACCACTGCTCCAGAGTTTGCAGATTTATGAAGGTTTCTTGAGTTATTTCATATAAGTAATGCATATTGAAAAACCTGTTAAACAAGATGAAGCCTCCTTATAAGGCCACACCCCCTTAAAGGGGCTCCATAGTTTCATTATGCCACATTCATGTATTATTGTATAGGTTACAAGACAAGAGACTGGTGCTGTATGGGGaatgtgtgtattattatacagTATTTCTACATGGACGAGCTGAAGACATTACCCAGAGGTAATGATCATACAttatgtatatagcactatatagCCTCCCCACATAGTGCCAGACCCTGACATCTCACCTTGGCGGCTGACTAGACATTACATAATGGTACATGGTGTTATGGTGTTCATATGCCCCTAAAataacaaatggaaaaaaaaaatcacctaccATTTGATCTACGCAGCTCCATGCTGATGTGTGtgcgtctccatggttacagactacacataaaaaaaaaaaagtgttttttgctTACTCTTGCTACTTCTTATCTAGAGAGTAGATGGAATGAAGGATGGTATGTTACATTTGCTCTCCAGGTTTCCAGGACCAACCACAGCTGTATGAACTGGATCTGCCATTCTTTTAGCGATATGCAACTTGGGTCAAGTAGTACTAAAGCTTTTTCAGTGCAGACTGGGCCAGAACACAGACtaaaatggtcatgtgatctgcACGGGAGCTTTATACGCAAAACGATAGACATTATATCAGCTGCATTAGAGTAATAAAACAGTGATTGCGAAAGTATACACAGCCCATAAACCGTTGTATGCTGAGACTATAAAATCCTTTAAGCAAGGCGGCTGTAATGTCCCCATAGCATTTCCACCTATGAGCCTCACTGACAGGCCCAGGTCACACATAAATTTCTCTGAGGTGATTTTTCTCCCCCAACCCTGGTACATTTAGTTACAGGGTCAGACATAACTTTCtctgaggtttttttttctcccccaacCCTGGTACATTGTGTTACAGGGTCAGACATAACTTTCTCTGAGGTGATTTTCTCCCCCACCCTTGTACATTGTGTTACAGGGTCAGACATAACTTTCTCTGAGGTGATTTTCTCCCCTACCCTTGTACATTGTGTTACAGGGTCAGATATAACTTTCTCTGAGGTGATTTTCTCCCCCACCCTGGTACATTGTGTTACAGGGTCAGATATAACTTTCTCTGAGGTGATTTTCTCCCCCACCCTGGTACATTGTGTTACAGGGTCAGATATAACTTTCTCTGAGGTGATTTTCTCCCCCACCCTGGTACATTGTGTTACAGGGTCAGATATAACTTTCTCTGaggtgattttcttttcctcccctGTAATATTGTGTGTATTATAGGCACCACATTTGTTAAGAGTGAAAATTTCCTAGCCACCTCCCTTTCAGACCCTGCAGGCCGTAAGGGCGGCCATTTTGTGGCCTAATACACAATACACTGAATAACTGGGATCATAATTCGGGTCTGAGGGAATCCGGTTCCTTGTGACCAATACATCTCACTATAAATCCAGCTCTCACAAGATGGCTGCTTTTGCTATGACTACACCCGGCCACATTCATTCCTTCCTAATAAAATGGCCTCCAGTAGGTCTGTGAGGGGCAGAGTGAAGGGTGTATTCGGGGTCTTGTATTCTCCTCAGCTGATCTGCTTCTATTTACTACATTTATGTGCttttccatatactgtatatatcatatggATGGGGGGAACCAAGGTGCTAAGTATAACCGAATCTGTATTACTATTCCTATAGAAATTGAACTTGATGTGAGATTTGACCAAGCAGAATTGCACAGCGTCTCCATCTTCCTTGCCTTGAGCTTCATGGACTTGTGAGGTTGGGTTGCATAAAATTGAAGGTCCATCTTCATAACCTAATTGTGTGTGATAGAAATAACAAAGCAACGTTGCATGTTATTTTAATGCAAAATGTTATGTGTTTGCAGCTCCTGTGCAGACCTGTGTGTTTCCATAGAGACAGGCTACACACTGCACAGCCTGACCCATCTCTGTCTTCTGCTTCTGACTAAGTCAGTTTTATTAGGCAGTAGAGTTACAAGATCTGTTGCAATGAAGACACATAGCTTGgcatgggggctgtatacaaaaaAATGGATTAGTAATTATTAAAGGGGTGTCACTGAAAATAACTTTTTACAGGGTGAGTCTAAAGTCCCTGGAAacccttttattttttaaactaagGTGGAAATGACATATCTGACACCCCAGTAAGTATCGTTTGAGGGGTTATATTTAGAAGACGGCCAGCATCTTGAAGAATCAAAAGAATTTTTGTTTTCCAATGGGAATCTTATCATATCAAAGAAAACCAAAATTGTCTCAGGAAATCAATTTCTGCAATCATGCTTGTAATATCttttgtaccgtatttttcagattataaagcgcaccatcaataaatgcctgctaaaatgtctaggttcatatataaggcacacctgattataaggatgaatgaccagaaggtggcagacctgtgcagagTTTAAGGCAACTGTTgtttgtaagtacggttcatatataaggcgcacctttgatttctgagaaaatcaaaggatttcttTGTGCGctcatagtccaaaaaatacggtacttcaaAAGTTATCGGCACAGAAAGTGGCAACAACAACAACCgggaacgttccctgtgatgcacagcagtgtgctttgtccctggtgctgaacacagagctgtAGACGCTAGATCTAATTGTTGAGAATCTATAGGTAATCTCTAGTGATATTGCAGGTAATTTTGGTCCTCTGAGACGTTTGGCTCACTCTTTAGATTTGTGGGGTCCAGCAGTTGACAAGAATAAGGGTCTGCGCCCCTATCCCTAGCTGCCACTCTATTCATTCCATTCTGTAGGCTGTGGGGTCAAGTCATTCCCTGTACTTTGGGTAGGGGGGATATGTTATTtcaatggaaaacccctttaagaacgagTGTTTTGTGAGTAATAAATGGCCCGGCCCTATAAGTAGAATGAGAGGGTACTGTCACCTTTATAAGGCAGTTATCCCGGCGGCCCTTGTACCATAATGACGCCCCTACCTCACATCCGGTATGCCCTCTCGGCCTCAAGGCCCATGGGTCCTGGGTTTCTGGTGGATTTCATGGCTTCAGATCTCTATTTTGCTgtaaacaaataaatataattcTATTTACTGACCCtggatgtgactttttttttttttttacctcagaaaATAAAGGAATATAGGAAAATATGGGACTATATTCCTGGGGTTACTCCCATAATCCCTAGCAGGAGCGCAGCAGCTGGAAGGCACAGTCCTGGCGGCCCCTTCTTCTTCTCCGCAGATGTCCATTGAATAGCTGACATCCATGGAAACGGCCATGGAAATCCATTGTGATTTGTCCTCTCCGGTCCAGCTGTTGCTATGGAGCGTCAGCTATTCACCACACGACTGAAAGACAAGTCTCATCTGGTGTCCGGCAACTTAATAAAGGAGGATTATTCTCCCTGAGAAGGGGAAATGCAATAGGTGCAGTGTTTATATCCCGAAAGTCATCAAcaaaggggattttttttttttgcttcttgtcAGTGAATTGAAATATTAAGTGAAGTCTGAAGACCCATAGAGACCTTATACTTCTCACAGCAGAGGGTTTGCTTCAGTCATACCTTGACTCACAGAGGATTTGTTTAGGCCGTATACACTGTTTACACCATTAGAGAGTCCCTAAACAAGACCCCTCACTGTTAAAGGGATAGCCACCAACATAAAGCAGCCCTCGCACAGAAGACCCGGCCATGCGATCGGCAATTTTTTTCTATGGGAAACATCTATTACTCGTCTACTGTAGCGGGACCTGCAGTGATCAGCAATTAGTGAAAGGTGTATTCTTACCTCATATATTAGCTGCTTTTGGGGAACCCCCTTAATCTTAAAAGGGGTTGTGTGTGACCAATTTTTCCACTTGCAGAGAAGGTCACGACTGCAAGCCATCACCGGCCTCAACAGTGATTCCAGAGAACCACCAGCCACATTGGTGGACGTACAACAACTAAAGGGTCTGCAGTAGACCATTGGCACTGGAAACAAGCTTATTTTGGTTTGTGTTTgaacaggaaaacccctttaagcactgtGGTCTCTTTAAAGGCTTGGAATGGCTGCAGCAGTGATTCCAGGAGGGGGTAAGAGGGTTCCAGGTGGCAGGGCCCCAATGATTGAGGAAAAACaagtttcaatttaaaaaaaaaaaaaaaaacacaggaggCGAAATTTCTAAAAGAATCTAGAAAAAAAAGTCAATCTTTATTTTTGGCAATTAGTGATATTCAGCAACTCTCTATATATTAACATCATATAAAAAAGTAACACAATCTCATGTAAAGCTTTAAATTAGCagaactatatatacacatcaggcCGGGGACAGCAATGTCCGAGGCTCCAACCATCCAAGGTGAGGATTCAAGCAGCGTCCTACGTTACAGTCAACGATTTAAGGCCTTCAACCAATGGAAGTTGTATCTGAACATCCCAGACTTACAGAACCTCCATTGGGTGGCCCGAGAGAGAGGCCTTGGAGTCATTTTTGGATCCCACTAATTTTGCTAGAAGTTTCCATAACGTCCTATCAGATGCCTCCTGCTTGCCGTGGCCATCATAATCTCAACTCTCGAGAAGTATTTTGAGGGTTAATACAACCCACATCATGAACgtccttgagatcttcattggAAGATCCCGAACAATGCGTCCATTATAGCGCATAACTGAAAAGGAGGATAAACTGTCCAAGTCGTCCAGACACAACAGATGTTGTCAAGGCGGCCGGCTAGAAGAGTCTCCATGTGAAGTGACCCCATAATTCCGGGACTACTGGTGTTACCACGGAGTGTGTCAAATAAAAAATTTCCGATGTAACCTTTAAAGGAGTGTTGTCTTGGAAATATGTCCACCCCATCATATCTCCGGGCAGCAGAACGTCTAGTGATATGTGAGAGGGCACCTCCCCGCTGGCATCATTGAAGGGTAAGGATTTTAGAGCGTGggatggtggaggagaaggctggcCAGGGACTCATGATGGATGCTGCTCATATTTTACATTCTTGGAATATCAAGTTCCTCACTCAGAGAAGATCATTGTCCGAATGTAAGGAATACAAACTTTTCCAGTAGCCTGCAAACTCCATAAGACTTGTATTGTAGAGATGGGGGAGGGTGTCTCCAAATAACTGATAAGGTCATTGTCCACGCTAGAAATGATTTCTGTTAATGCCATGagggttttgggtttttttttaatataagtcAAGATCTTCAGTCCAGAATTCTGGTGGCTCAGAGCTCCATGTGCAATGAGTAGTGGCCCTATGTATAACTTCTATCACGATTGTTCCACGTAATTGGGGCGCTGAGCAGAGAACGTGGAATGTTGTCATTTCAATAA is drawn from Engystomops pustulosus chromosome 9, aEngPut4.maternal, whole genome shotgun sequence and contains these coding sequences:
- the GNL1 gene encoding guanine nucleotide-binding protein-like 1 — protein: MPRKKPFSNKQKKKQLQDKRERKRGPLEAGRSESNSRSQSRERGEENTDTSDSESVRPQVRKVNQQPQIFRPGEKGYDPNRYRLYLEKESKEEIERRKKVAREKILEPVAETELEVDIEKIYRPGSVLDFPKRPAWSYEMSKEAVLSQEERSFKEYLQKIYEKHTPQELSYFDHNLETWRQLWRVLEMSDIVLLITDIRHPVLHFSPALYDYVTQELGRSLILVLNKIDLAPPSLVVAWKHYFQEKFPQVHVVCFTSYPRHPDEEQDPSAVFKKRRKKRRAWNAALGPNQLLRACEIITAGNVDLTSWREKIERDSAALLSAAGREDDQEEKDVDEMDVVVAQQVTDAELGAPSRERYKDGVLSIGCVGFPNVGKSSLINGLVGRKIVSVSRTPGHTKYFQTYFLTSTVRLCDCPGLIFPSLIDKQQQLLAGIYPIAQIQEPYTSVGYLSCRIQIPKLLKLNNPDGQDQGWTAWGICEAWADKRGYKTAKASRSDTYRGANSLLRLAVDGRLCMCMRPPGYSHQKETWEKHTETLEMVSHIQTRGQCDSRSSAGEEDEEEISSSGEEEEERDRDADEEEDEDEDSTELQPKKGAKSKTADVNPFALLGEDEC